CAGATCAGCGGAGAGTCACTCTCGGTGGCAGGTCTGCAGGGATATTTTCTAGGTAAAGTAATGCTGACATTCAATCATTATCTCACACAGGgtcccactccacacacacaggCTTTGGGCCCACCTACAGGCAGAGAACTAATAACAGCCTGGCTCCTAAGGGAGCTGTGCTGCCAAAAGGAATACAGAGCCCCTAAGGAGTAATGGGGTTGTGCTGGTTACTCCCTTGTGGGTACcctgagaatcatagaatttctCTGCAGCTCATGAGATTTCAGCAGGTTAGGTTTCTGTCCCCTGCCCACTCTGTGGATGTGACGAAAACTCTCCTTGCTCTCTGCAGCGTGATTTTGAAGAAGCTTGTGGAGTTTCCCAATTCTCCCataggttttttcccccacaggaaaGCATGACATCGCCCTTGGCATTAAATTGCCAGACAGCGTATCACGTATAGGACCAGACTATGGCCATCCCCTGCACTAGTGCAAAGGGGTGGGTGGGATATAAAGAacctttccctccacccccaccccgtgccCTCTTCCCTTGGGCTTAGCAAATACAGAAGCCCATGCATTTCCAGTGGGAGGATTTTGCAGGATTTTGTGGGGCACAGAGAATATTATGTTTTGTGAAGCAGCCAGTAAAAgttaaaagaacgaggagtactgtggcaccttagagactaacaaatttatttgggcataagctttcacggactaaaacccacttcatcagatgcatggattggaaaatacagtaggaagatatatatacacagagaacatgaaaagatgggggttgccataccaacactaacaagacaaatcaattaaggtgggctattatcagcaggaggaaaaaaaacttttgtagtggtaatcaggatggaccatttcaaacagttgacaagaattTGTGTATcaatggatgggtcattacacaaactaaaaactatttccccatgctaattccccccctcccccactgttactcacaccttcttgtcaactgtcatgttctctgtatatatatatctttttacatgcatctgatgaagtgggttttagcccacaaaagcttatgcccaaataaatgtgttagtctctaaggtgccacaagtactcctgttctttttgtagatacagactaacacggctacctctctgaaaccAGTAAAAGTTACCACACTTTGAGTGAGGTCACAGCACGTTTTGACATTTGTACTGACTATACAAAGCCCGATTAACAGCTGTTTTGTGCAATTATGCCAGCAGTAGCAGGACaaggggaagcagagaaagaCATTACTAGGTGTCTGGCAGTGTGGGGCACACAGGGAGCAACTGCAGAGTGCTGGCCATGCATAAGCAGTTTGCTACCCTTTCTTATCAGCCCCAGGCTTTCTCTGAAGAaagatgaggaggagggaaaaagcTGTGTAtctgaaacaaaagaaagagGCACGCAGGTCATCCAGAGCAGGGTGGAGGCATGTGAAGAAAAGGCAATTtatatttttgaaggagaaaaaaaacattcagagccaaattctgctgtcctcAGTTGAGCAAAACTGTTACCGATGCCAATAGAAGTTTTGCTTGGTTAAGGACTGCAGAATTCAGCCTCAGATTTTAAAcaaatgggctaaattctgctcattTGTACCCATATAGTCCTAGTCATCTCATTGtaaaaatgaacagaatttgTCCTACAGTAGGAAGATCACCTATTTTCTACAGTATATTTCTTCTTATGTGGGGAAGAGACCTCAATATTAATGCAAAATAGATTAATACAATTATAACTTCATTTCAAACTTGTTTTCACCTTTCCTAAATATTAAGATATAGCAACAAGAATGTTATAACTAGGTTGCTTGGAAATACAACAATACATATATTTAGCTATTTATGTTACAAAGTTTTAGAGCTAATCAAAGAAATTCCAGAAAGTTTCTGCTTTTATCTCCCAAGGACAAGCAAACATTACAAAGACAGACCATTCATGTTTTAAGTAGAGAGTAAGAAGGAATGTAGGGTGTGTTATCAGAGCCATAAATATACTTGTAAAGTGAGCCTACACCAGctccttcttttcttttcaaaggaaAACCAGAGTTTAAACCTACACAAAGAATTCCAGAAATATCCTTATTGaaactgatttattttgtaaacacCCTAAAGTCTTTTTTCTTTGGACTTGGGGAACATTTATGGTGGGGAATGTTTCGCAGAAGATACTAGTTACTTCCAACTCACGTTTCTACTTAAAGATGAAAACCTTTGTTGTTTCTCAAATGTTTAAGATGGCACAAGCTTTCAAAatgtatatttgcaaatattttatatCTAAAATATAAACCTTCATATAATAACTGTCCGATAGCATTGTTGTATGAATAATAAGATGTCATATGTATAAATATAGCAAGCTCATTTGATGCTAAACTAGTTACTAATGTAAGAGGCCAAATTTTTATATTAATGTGGAATTAATTAGTTACTGGCAGTGCACAAGCAAACCCTCACCAACTCAGGAAGACAAGAAAATCGGTGTTCCAAAAATTGTTCTGCAGAGTCAACAACTAGTAAATATTTAAACTAAAATCTTTGTAagagttatttaatttaaaaagtctcTTTTGAGAGGTAAAAACTTGTGTATAAAGGACAGGGATGTTTGGACAGTTTGAAAACAATTTCATTTCCTCTCAAATGCTAATAAAATCAAGTCTCAAAAATGGactgaataaaaagaaagaattaaaattaactttaaacGTTATCTGGATCTTTCTTGCTGGGAAAAGAACAAAGGCAATTAAAGAAATGTTGCATATTCATTGAACGGACTGCATATTCAAGAGCTGAAAGTGTCAGCTAAGCCAGCCCTGAAGGCATGATGACAATGAAAGTGACAACAACCAACTTGAATCTAAACAAGCCTGAGAGAGGTGTGTTTTCTCAGCGGCGCTGCCTCTCAGAGTGGCCGCCATTAGGAATTGTATCTGAGGTTCACCTCTAGTCAACTAAGATCACCCTGGAAATCCCAATTTAAAGTGGTTGCATAAGCCACCGTGTTGACCAGTGGAAGTGGGAGCCTTGCTGTAGACGCTATGTCTGCCCTCAGACCCGTGGTGAAACCTAAGATCGTCAAGAAGAGAACCAAGAAGTTCATTCGCCATCAGTCAGATCGCTATGTCAAGATCAAGTGCAACTGGCGTAAACCACGAGGTATCGATAACAGAGCTCGCAGGAGGTTCAAGGGCCAAATCTTGATGTCCAACATTGGTTATGGTAGCAATAGAAAGATGAAACAcatgctgcccagaggattcaaaAAGTTTCTGGTCCACAATGTCAAAGAACTTGAGGTGCTGATGATGAGTAACAAGTCTTATTGTGCAGAGATTGCTCACAATGTTTCCTCCAAGAACCACAAGGTAATTGTGGAACAAGCAGCTCAGCTTGCTATCAAGATCACCAATCCAAATGCCAGACTGCGCAGTGAGGAAAATGAATAAATGGGCTCCTCCTTTGTGTAACTGTacttaataaaatacaaaaatccacacacacaaaatgtcatGAAAATAGTAAAGAGAAGAGTATAAAAGACTCTAAAGTGAGAACCCTACACACCACCCCACTGCTACTCTGCCTAGACAGCAAGCACTCCATGACTCATTCATCCAGCTCTACAAGCAAGCTACCACAGACAGAGAAGACTTGGGAAGAAACCAACCGAAGGAAAACCTCCCCAAGACCTCAACATGGATTGATGAGAGAAAGTTAAGACTTCCAATGGATTAGATTTAAAACTCTTGTAATGATTTCACTGGGCTATGCAAATTCTGTTGTAACTTAAATTTCTATAATTTTCTCCTGTTTTATCACCAAGTGGTTAGACCATATATTCCTGAAGCAGAGATAGGGGCTAGACATTGGTAAACAGCAAAATAGTGGGATGTAACTGGATTTAAGATTCTTAATATTTGTAATTGGCCTGGCTTAGGACAGCTCCTTAAGTGGCTTCTTCaaagtaattaatttaaaaatcttcttTGATTTTCATAGTTAAGATTGCTTACTTTGTCCAGCTATAAACGGTTTAGGTTATTATTAATAACTAGACAGATTTCATTTGCccttaaacaaattattttgcccatatgaaaacagttttaaacatCTAATAAGATACTAAAACTGAATTCACAGGAATTGTGGACAACAATATATTTTGGTCTTACTTACGAAGGGAAAAGAGCCCCTCAGATGCGGTCCACTCTCAAAGGTGTAATTTCTGTTAAACACTCTCCATAGAGAGACATACACAAGAGTTTGTAACAGAAGTAAccaatttattatttgtgttttgtctaatgttttcttttcctgtctttaataataaaatagctatGGTTAATAATTGTGCTTATTTTGCTTGATCATGGATGTCCCCTAAAGTATGGAAAAAAGCCCTTGTGACTAAATAATGGGAGACATATCCCTGAGCTGGCAGTAAGAGAATAGAGCTGGcctaccatttcttgtttctctaaacTAACCATTTTTAGAATAAAATTACTTGGGATCCAACAGTTTTAAAACTACCTCTTTCTACACTACACTTAcatatagttttttgttttgtttttttaaccctcGTACAATTGCTTTTGGCTTCCCCAATCTTTAAGT
The DNA window shown above is from Trachemys scripta elegans isolate TJP31775 chromosome 1, CAS_Tse_1.0, whole genome shotgun sequence and carries:
- the LOC117870938 gene encoding 60S ribosomal protein L32-like, which gives rise to MSALRPVVKPKIVKKRTKKFIRHQSDRYVKIKCNWRKPRGIDNRARRRFKGQILMSNIGYGSNRKMKHMLPRGFKKFLVHNVKELEVLMMSNKSYCAEIAHNVSSKNHKVIVEQAAQLAIKITNPNARLRSEENE